The Cellulophaga sp. L1A9 genome window below encodes:
- a CDS encoding GAF domain-containing protein, giving the protein MIDKLQSPLSQMISFNEILKQYDVMAQSEDTYLASKAKHILAAQAPYPELREGFTDISLLEKHKDVIKIILQDAFSEVLTANEIKTASLPFDNIVFNSSERFTQILEDAGGKEFLPHMRDLPDHHLYVLMCTVILSAHYGQTIDFKRPFFYDIPDKNGVMRHYRILYNADFMEILPTTMSKELTNEDIDELLENFDNLALWQEKFPPQSFIGKGFVISSMFDVTNEHAISEIKSSLIANDKRGSESFMLNLQETFRSFFSISDIRAGFVTYNPKKDQFEKVFGIGMESFILHDKDLEACSEALCQSSYKKLLNENGYFSISDVDKYFELSGGIMPYKTLKAQGIKSVIFAPIASKGNLLGVLELVSMQKNGLNSVNANKLEDIMPFIVTGVLRSMSEEENRIDAVIQNECTSVHSSVYWKFKEEAKRFIIDGLEDRQPSFKEIVFKDVYPLYGQIDIKDSSLARNTAIQRDIMIQLSEINKVLDAAWQINKLPIYEELMFRINNYIDEVKELLNTNSEQAVFNFVQNEIVPVFEHLKKKDTELLHMIIAYEASIDMGTKSYYDHRRNYDESVMMINKKLSSVIDKKQKDAQAMFPHYFERYKTDGVEHNMYIGASIVGDQEFDSLYLSNLRLWQLQIMCEMENKHYNLKPELSVPLDVASLMLVYNTSLSIRFRMDEKRFDVDGTYNARYEIIKKRIDKSYIKGTSKRITEPGKMVIVYAQKSDELEYLRYIKFLKSKGYFSGKLEIVELEGLQGVAGLKAIRADIMYSVKDAVDANQEKMYTYEDLIDELKI; this is encoded by the coding sequence ATGATAGATAAGTTGCAATCACCACTTAGTCAGATGATTAGTTTTAATGAGATATTAAAGCAATATGATGTTATGGCCCAAAGTGAAGACACTTATCTCGCTAGTAAAGCTAAACATATATTAGCAGCGCAGGCACCTTATCCAGAACTACGAGAGGGTTTTACAGATATTTCGTTGTTAGAAAAACATAAAGATGTTATTAAGATTATTCTGCAAGACGCATTTTCTGAAGTTTTAACTGCCAATGAAATTAAAACGGCATCATTGCCTTTTGATAATATTGTTTTTAATTCATCAGAACGCTTTACCCAAATTCTTGAAGATGCAGGAGGAAAAGAATTTTTACCCCATATGCGCGATTTGCCAGATCATCATCTTTACGTGTTAATGTGTACTGTAATATTAAGTGCGCATTATGGGCAAACGATAGATTTTAAAAGACCTTTTTTCTACGATATTCCTGATAAAAACGGGGTAATGCGTCATTATCGTATTTTATATAATGCCGATTTTATGGAGATTCTTCCGACAACTATGTCGAAAGAATTAACCAATGAAGATATCGATGAGCTTTTAGAGAATTTTGATAATCTAGCATTATGGCAAGAGAAATTTCCACCACAAAGTTTTATTGGTAAGGGTTTTGTAATCTCTTCCATGTTTGATGTTACCAATGAACATGCAATTTCAGAAATAAAATCTAGCTTAATTGCTAATGATAAAAGAGGTAGTGAGAGTTTTATGCTCAACTTGCAAGAAACTTTTAGGTCGTTCTTTAGTATTTCTGATATACGCGCTGGTTTTGTAACCTACAATCCCAAAAAAGACCAATTTGAAAAAGTTTTTGGTATAGGAATGGAAAGTTTTATACTTCATGATAAGGATTTAGAAGCTTGTTCAGAAGCACTTTGTCAGTCTTCGTATAAAAAACTTTTAAATGAAAATGGGTATTTTTCAATTTCCGATGTCGATAAATATTTTGAACTCTCTGGTGGCATTATGCCATACAAAACGTTAAAAGCCCAAGGCATTAAAAGCGTGATTTTTGCTCCAATTGCTTCCAAAGGAAATTTATTGGGAGTTTTAGAATTGGTGTCTATGCAGAAAAACGGACTTAATAGTGTAAACGCTAATAAGTTAGAAGATATCATGCCTTTTATTGTTACAGGGGTATTGCGCTCTATGTCTGAGGAAGAAAATAGAATAGATGCTGTAATTCAAAATGAGTGTACCTCAGTACATTCTTCTGTTTATTGGAAATTTAAAGAGGAAGCTAAGCGTTTTATTATAGATGGGTTAGAAGACAGACAGCCTTCTTTCAAAGAAATTGTTTTTAAAGATGTATATCCACTTTACGGGCAAATAGATATAAAAGATTCTTCTTTAGCTAGAAATACAGCGATTCAACGCGATATTATGATACAGTTATCAGAAATCAACAAAGTGTTAGATGCTGCTTGGCAAATAAATAAGTTACCCATTTATGAAGAGTTAATGTTTAGGATTAACAATTACATTGATGAGGTAAAAGAGCTGTTAAATACAAATAGTGAACAAGCGGTTTTCAACTTCGTTCAGAATGAAATAGTACCCGTTTTTGAGCATTTAAAAAAGAAGGATACCGAGTTGCTTCATATGATTATCGCTTATGAGGCTAGTATAGATATGGGGACAAAATCATACTATGATCATCGTAGAAATTATGATGAAAGTGTCATGATGATTAATAAAAAGCTTTCGTCTGTTATTGATAAAAAACAGAAAGATGCACAAGCAATGTTTCCGCATTATTTTGAGCGCTATAAAACTGATGGTGTAGAGCATAATATGTATATAGGAGCTTCTATTGTTGGTGATCAAGAGTTTGATTCACTTTACTTAAGTAATCTAAGATTGTGGCAATTGCAAATCATGTGTGAAATGGAAAACAAGCACTATAACTTAAAGCCAGAACTTTCTGTGCCCCTTGATGTAGCGTCATTGATGTTGGTGTATAATACTTCATTGTCTATTCGCTTTAGAATGGATGAAAAACGATTTGATGTTGATGGCACCTATAATGCCAGATATGAAATTATTAAAAAACGAATTGATAAGTCATATATAAAAGGAACAAGCAAGCGTATAACAGAACCCGGTAAAATGGTTATAGTATACGCCCAAAAAAGTGATGAGTTAGAATATCTTCGGTATATAAAATTCTTAAAATCTAAAGGATATTTTAGCGGTAAGCTTGAAATAGTTGAGTTAGAAGGCCTTCAAGGTGTTGCAGGGTTAAAAGCGATTAGAGCAGATATCATGTATTCTGTTAAAGATGCCGTAGATGCAAACCAAGAAAAGATGTACACCTACGAAGATCTTATAGACGAACTCAAGATATAA
- a CDS encoding metallophosphoesterase has protein sequence MSSSTRLSRAYKNAKLVPFDDDSKFILFSDCHRGDNSFADDFANNRNIYYHALQYYFKENFEYFELGDGDELWENTNFESIFNAHKNVFKLLREFHIRGRLHMIWGNHDMVYKSDAYVKQQLSSYFEPIEGCEKELFQDITYNEAIVLKHRNTNQEVFLTHGHQADWWNYTFWRCGRFLVRVLWKPLQVWGIADPTSPAKNYTELIKIERRIKKWIVKNNLLVTIVGHTHRPRFPEPKDIPFFNDGSCVHPRSITGLEIENGKISLIKWHISTTEDGTLKVVRVLLEGPQKLSDYKN, from the coding sequence ATGTCTTCGAGTACCAGACTTTCTAGAGCTTACAAAAATGCCAAATTGGTACCGTTTGACGATGACTCTAAATTTATATTGTTTAGTGACTGTCATCGTGGAGATAACAGTTTTGCTGATGATTTTGCGAATAACCGAAACATCTACTACCACGCTTTACAGTATTATTTTAAAGAAAATTTTGAATATTTTGAACTAGGAGACGGGGATGAGTTATGGGAGAATACTAACTTTGAATCTATCTTTAATGCGCACAAAAATGTTTTTAAACTACTGCGTGAATTTCATATTAGAGGCAGATTGCATATGATTTGGGGTAATCACGATATGGTTTATAAGAGTGATGCGTATGTAAAACAACAATTGAGTAGTTATTTTGAGCCTATTGAAGGTTGTGAAAAAGAACTTTTTCAAGATATTACTTACAATGAAGCTATTGTTTTAAAGCATAGAAATACAAATCAAGAAGTATTTTTAACACATGGTCATCAAGCAGATTGGTGGAATTATACCTTTTGGCGTTGTGGCAGGTTTTTGGTCCGTGTATTATGGAAGCCGTTACAAGTTTGGGGCATTGCAGATCCCACGAGCCCAGCTAAGAATTATACAGAGCTTATTAAAATTGAGCGCCGTATAAAAAAATGGATTGTAAAAAATAATCTGCTCGTTACGATCGTAGGACATACTCACAGACCACGGTTTCCTGAACCTAAAGACATTCCATTTTTTAACGATGGTAGCTGTGTACACCCACGAAGTATTACAGGATTAGAGATTGAAAACGGTAAGATTTCCTTGATAAAATGGCATATCTCCACGACAGAAGATGGTACCTTAAAAGTTGTGCGCGTATTGCTGGAAGGACCTCAGAAATTAAGTGATTATAAGAATTAA
- a CDS encoding sigma-54 dependent transcriptional regulator — translation MALLKENVLIVDDDVNILELLQRQLQLLDYHVYKAVSVRQALYILKDSEIDLLITDIQMPEVDGLELLKYTSEHYPKIPKLVITGYPSVDGALNVIKSGATDYLTKPFTKDELKHAVKKSLEHKTTVIPVRNTKHSEDLNSEMIGNSPSFKKITNIINRVKDNKATVLVQGESGTGKELVSRAIHYSGKFSREPFIAVNCAAIPENLLEAELFGYTKGAFTGANENRNGFFQASNGGTLFLDEIGNASLAVQAKLLRALQEKEITKVGSQKIEKIDVRIIAATNENLSAMISQKLFREDLYYRLTVVQIVVPPLRDRKEDIGVLVDKFIRKYGIEYKDKFLNISKEALAILERYSWPGNIRELENVIQNAVIMSDRIIDVEHLPENLKFKIKFPKTSLKPLAEIEKEYIQKVLLATNNNKTKAAEILQIDRKTLREKLK, via the coding sequence ATGGCGTTACTTAAAGAAAATGTTTTAATAGTTGATGATGATGTTAATATTTTAGAATTGCTACAACGTCAATTACAATTATTGGACTATCATGTTTACAAGGCAGTATCTGTACGTCAAGCGCTGTATATACTTAAAGACAGTGAAATAGACTTATTGATAACTGACATACAAATGCCAGAAGTTGATGGCTTAGAACTCCTAAAGTACACCTCAGAACATTATCCTAAAATCCCTAAATTAGTCATAACAGGTTATCCTTCTGTAGATGGTGCGTTGAATGTTATTAAATCTGGAGCTACAGATTATTTAACGAAACCTTTTACTAAAGACGAGCTTAAACATGCTGTAAAAAAGAGTCTAGAACATAAAACTACTGTTATTCCTGTTCGGAATACGAAACACTCCGAAGATTTAAATTCTGAAATGATAGGGAATTCTCCCTCATTTAAAAAAATTACCAACATTATCAATAGAGTTAAAGATAATAAGGCTACTGTATTGGTTCAAGGTGAAAGTGGTACCGGTAAAGAATTAGTTTCTAGAGCCATTCATTATTCTGGTAAATTTTCTCGCGAACCCTTTATTGCCGTAAACTGTGCTGCTATCCCCGAAAACTTATTAGAAGCAGAACTATTTGGGTATACAAAAGGAGCATTTACTGGCGCTAATGAAAATAGAAATGGATTTTTTCAAGCTTCAAATGGAGGTACATTGTTTTTAGACGAAATAGGAAACGCTTCATTAGCAGTGCAAGCCAAATTGCTAAGAGCTTTACAGGAAAAAGAAATAACGAAAGTAGGCTCTCAGAAAATAGAAAAAATAGATGTAAGAATTATTGCTGCTACCAATGAGAACCTATCTGCAATGATCTCTCAAAAACTATTCAGAGAAGATTTGTATTACCGACTTACCGTAGTCCAGATTGTAGTACCGCCTCTTAGAGATAGAAAAGAGGACATAGGAGTATTGGTTGATAAATTTATTCGCAAATATGGTATTGAATATAAAGACAAGTTCTTAAATATATCGAAGGAAGCATTAGCAATTCTTGAAAGATACTCTTGGCCAGGAAATATTAGAGAACTTGAGAATGTTATCCAAAATGCAGTAATAATGAGTGATCGCATAATTGATGTTGAACATCTTCCTGAAAATTTAAAATTTAAAATTAAATTCCCTAAAACCTCGCTTAAACCATTGGCTGAGATAGAAAAAGAATACATTCAAAAAGTATTGCTTGCTACAAATAACAACAAAACTAAGGCTGCGGAAATTCTTCAAATAGACCGTAAAACTTTACGTGAAAAGTTAAAATAA
- a CDS encoding PepSY-like domain-containing protein, with translation MRTCLFFLILFISVTYMSCQYQDEKVPKAVKENFKAKYPNENDPDWVTDKNDNFEASFKKEGIHYRADFSPNGDWIETENNIDKNDLPEVIQDILDTTYEAYKIVEIEEVSHYQKGFFYDVEISKDGEKQDVEFLKSGTIIN, from the coding sequence ATGAGAACCTGTTTATTTTTTTTGATATTATTTATTTCGGTAACGTATATGAGTTGTCAATACCAAGATGAGAAGGTGCCAAAAGCTGTAAAAGAAAATTTTAAGGCAAAATATCCCAACGAGAATGACCCTGATTGGGTAACCGATAAAAATGATAATTTTGAGGCTAGTTTTAAAAAAGAGGGCATTCATTACAGAGCTGATTTTAGTCCAAATGGGGATTGGATAGAAACAGAAAATAATATAGATAAGAACGACTTGCCGGAAGTTATCCAAGATATATTAGATACAACATACGAAGCCTATAAGATTGTTGAGATAGAGGAGGTATCTCATTATCAAAAAGGATTTTTCTATGATGTTGAAATAAGCAAGGACGGTGAGAAACAAGATGTGGAGTTTCTAAAAAGCGGCACAATTATTAATTAG
- a CDS encoding Glu/Leu/Phe/Val dehydrogenase, with the protein MIVKEKEVKATKQGMLDNVMRQFNNAADIIDLNSNIRKILEITNNELVVHFPVKMDSGEVEVFTGYRVQHNNALGPYKGGLRYHPTVDIDAARALAMWMTWKTSLAGLPYGGAKGGIQLDPSKYSISELERITRRFTYALGDNIGPELDIPAPDVNTNPQTMAWILDTYMSTKSPSERSKNMHVVTGKPLGAGGSEGRDRATGYGVFLNIKFWALDKKISLKDKKFIVQGFGNVGYWTAHFLEKEGAKLVAVQDQFGCITNENGIPVENLFEYTKANKGSILGFANTTPIANKDFFSTDCDICIPAALGNQITEENAPLIKAYLIAEGANGPTDVNAETILLKKGTDIIPDILCNSGGVICSYFEWLQNRNGEIWHLNEVLEKLEKKLEESFRKVIETSKKRGVDMRTAAFIIAIERLELAYVQRGIFP; encoded by the coding sequence ATGATTGTAAAAGAAAAAGAAGTAAAGGCTACAAAACAGGGCATGTTAGACAATGTAATGCGCCAGTTTAATAATGCCGCAGACATTATAGATTTGAACTCAAATATTAGAAAAATTCTAGAAATTACAAATAATGAATTGGTGGTGCATTTTCCTGTAAAAATGGACAGTGGAGAAGTGGAAGTTTTCACAGGGTACCGTGTACAACACAATAACGCTTTAGGTCCTTATAAAGGCGGGTTACGTTATCATCCTACTGTGGATATTGATGCCGCTAGAGCTCTTGCTATGTGGATGACGTGGAAAACATCGCTTGCCGGATTACCCTACGGTGGCGCAAAGGGAGGTATACAACTAGACCCTTCAAAATATTCCATTTCCGAATTGGAACGAATAACAAGAAGGTTTACGTATGCTTTAGGCGATAATATAGGGCCCGAATTAGACATTCCTGCACCAGATGTAAATACTAATCCGCAAACCATGGCTTGGATTCTAGACACGTACATGTCTACTAAATCTCCTTCCGAACGTTCAAAAAACATGCACGTAGTAACAGGCAAACCTTTGGGCGCTGGTGGTTCTGAGGGAAGAGATCGCGCCACAGGATATGGAGTGTTCTTGAATATCAAATTTTGGGCATTAGATAAAAAAATAAGCTTAAAAGACAAGAAATTTATTGTTCAAGGTTTTGGAAACGTAGGGTATTGGACTGCTCATTTTTTGGAAAAAGAAGGCGCTAAATTAGTAGCTGTTCAAGACCAATTTGGCTGTATTACTAATGAGAACGGAATTCCGGTAGAAAACCTTTTTGAATATACCAAAGCAAATAAAGGGAGTATTCTAGGATTCGCAAACACAACGCCCATTGCAAATAAAGATTTCTTTAGTACCGACTGTGATATTTGCATACCAGCAGCATTAGGAAATCAAATTACTGAAGAAAACGCTCCTTTAATAAAGGCTTATTTAATTGCGGAAGGTGCAAATGGCCCAACAGATGTAAATGCCGAAACAATATTATTAAAAAAAGGAACTGATATTATCCCTGATATTCTATGCAACTCTGGAGGAGTTATTTGCAGTTATTTTGAATGGCTTCAAAACAGAAATGGAGAAATATGGCACCTCAACGAGGTCTTAGAAAAACTAGAGAAAAAACTAGAAGAGTCCTTTAGAAAAGTAATTGAAACATCAAAAAAGAGAGGTGTAGATATGAGGACAGCAGCTTTTATTATTGCCATTGAACGATTAGAGCTTGCTTATGTACAAAGAGGAATTTTTCCTTAA
- a CDS encoding ShlB/FhaC/HecB family hemolysin secretion/activation protein — translation MQESKTLKAANSSAKTPIHTFYLAGGFGDYTNNQNKSAATLLKKQLNAADKNSTLLFTGDNISATKNNWNTDQELVEEQIALTENFKGKTIFMPGVNEWKSYNTRDVEKVEKYLDAIDSDALKFFPKNACPIEQIVINADLDLILIDSKWFTGNWSRLENINKKCTDINTRMRFAEELEGYINDGQGKNIVIAMHQPIFSNGEFAGKKSFKSHMTPVPVVGTVINTVLDLGAFSSDRLNARPYEFLRILVSSLAKASDRITVVSGHEESLQYLAGGGIHQIISGSLSQKSATKRAEDNLSTIGGTLDFEGKFTYGKRGFAKLVYYDDGSSDVTFTTEDNEEKNIALLPKIQKDTVSEIFLKNNAKTIKTTILKNPDAVDKTAFYTFLWGERYRSYFTTPVTAKIAYLDTLYGGLKVLKEGGGHQSFSLRLADSNGKEYNMRSLRKNALKYLKFKIKGVAYNEDDYKNTLTEETISDFFTTAHPYMQLVINPLAKAIAVNHASPELFYIPKQETLGDLNNEFGNELYFIEERPSDEQLNYKGYRREINESGAIKDFESTTDMLEKIKKDESYTVDQKSYIRARIFDMLIGDWDRHQDQWRWVEYETNDGNKEFQAVPRDRDNAFPKFDGKALKVIKLFAPQSRMWQSYDADIQDVKWLNNNGNSLDRAILTKYDAKIWEEEAQFIQDNLTASKIDAAFNNLPEEVKDSTAVEIRDNLKLRLMTLKQDAKAYSKYLDKMVSLHGTEKDDKFEITRLPNGETKVVIKRILSDEENPIIFERTFNKKDTKELWIYGLGDDDVFEVTGEDSKSIFIRFIGGYGDDTFNIKNKKNLKVYDWKHETSIFEGENPKKQMTRIYDTNMYHWRYFEENTNMLIPNLGFRTDDGLYLGATNVYTNKGFNRGDFRQKHTVVANYYFGFKALELGYYGVFANIFPKWNLEISAYHSTDRFSNNFFGVGNETTNLDDDLGKDFNRARIEKTRIDAGIAYHTLKIKGVYESFEVIEQNNRFFNSNNFSPELFDNQRYLGLETEAYYDNDDAKDFPTRSIMFGLNAGYKANLQIIDNQFGYLKFKAGITHKLISSGDLVFNTKAEVNTTFGDTYFFYNLPSIGGRNGLRGFRDERFSGKTYFYQTTDLRLRIKKYMTAVAPVTIGAYGGFDYGRVWNKDENSNLWHTSKGLGVWASAYNFLTINVGYFNSVEGNIVQFKFGFDF, via the coding sequence ATGCAAGAAAGCAAAACTCTTAAAGCTGCTAACTCTAGTGCTAAAACGCCCATTCACACTTTTTATCTTGCAGGTGGTTTTGGAGACTACACCAACAATCAAAACAAAAGTGCAGCTACACTTTTAAAAAAGCAACTGAATGCTGCTGATAAAAATTCTACCCTTCTTTTTACAGGTGATAATATATCCGCAACTAAAAATAATTGGAATACCGATCAAGAATTGGTAGAAGAACAAATTGCATTAACGGAAAATTTTAAAGGCAAAACCATTTTTATGCCTGGTGTTAATGAATGGAAAAGCTACAATACTCGCGATGTTGAAAAAGTAGAAAAATATTTAGATGCTATAGATTCTGATGCTTTAAAATTCTTCCCTAAAAATGCTTGCCCTATTGAGCAAATAGTTATTAATGCTGATTTAGATTTAATTTTAATTGACTCTAAATGGTTTACAGGCAATTGGTCTAGATTGGAAAATATAAATAAAAAATGTACTGACATCAATACGCGTATGCGTTTTGCTGAAGAATTAGAGGGTTACATTAATGATGGCCAGGGTAAAAATATTGTGATTGCCATGCATCAGCCTATTTTTAGCAATGGGGAATTTGCGGGTAAAAAATCTTTTAAGTCCCATATGACGCCAGTTCCTGTTGTTGGCACCGTAATAAATACCGTCTTAGATTTGGGTGCTTTTTCATCAGATCGTTTAAATGCAAGACCTTATGAATTTTTAAGGATATTGGTTAGCTCATTAGCAAAAGCCTCCGATAGAATAACCGTTGTTTCTGGCCACGAAGAGAGTCTACAATACCTTGCAGGTGGCGGAATTCATCAAATAATTAGTGGGTCATTGAGTCAAAAATCAGCTACAAAACGAGCTGAAGATAACTTAAGTACTATTGGAGGCACTTTAGATTTTGAGGGTAAATTTACGTATGGAAAAAGAGGATTCGCCAAACTTGTGTACTATGATGATGGCTCGTCTGATGTAACGTTCACTACTGAAGATAACGAAGAAAAAAATATTGCATTACTACCTAAAATACAAAAGGATACTGTTTCCGAAATATTCCTTAAAAACAATGCAAAAACTATAAAGACTACTATTCTAAAAAATCCAGACGCTGTAGACAAAACAGCGTTTTATACTTTTCTATGGGGAGAACGGTATCGTTCTTATTTTACGACACCAGTTACCGCAAAAATTGCATATCTAGATACTCTTTACGGCGGATTGAAAGTTCTTAAAGAAGGAGGCGGACATCAATCATTCTCTTTAAGACTTGCTGATAGTAACGGCAAGGAATACAATATGCGTTCTTTAAGAAAAAATGCCTTAAAATATTTAAAATTTAAGATAAAAGGCGTTGCGTATAATGAAGATGATTATAAAAACACGTTGACGGAAGAAACTATTTCAGATTTCTTTACCACCGCTCATCCCTACATGCAATTAGTGATTAACCCTTTGGCTAAAGCTATTGCAGTAAACCACGCAAGTCCTGAATTGTTTTACATTCCAAAACAAGAAACTTTAGGAGATTTAAATAATGAGTTTGGAAATGAACTTTATTTTATAGAGGAGCGACCTTCTGACGAACAATTAAATTATAAGGGGTACCGAAGAGAAATTAATGAATCGGGAGCGATAAAAGATTTTGAAAGCACAACGGATATGCTTGAAAAAATTAAAAAGGATGAATCGTATACGGTAGACCAAAAATCTTATATAAGAGCTCGTATTTTTGATATGCTAATTGGAGATTGGGACCGGCACCAAGATCAGTGGCGTTGGGTAGAATATGAGACTAATGATGGAAATAAAGAATTTCAAGCCGTTCCAAGAGATCGCGATAATGCATTTCCTAAATTTGACGGCAAAGCTTTAAAGGTTATAAAATTATTTGCACCTCAGAGTCGCATGTGGCAATCTTATGACGCTGATATTCAAGACGTGAAATGGTTAAACAACAATGGAAACAGCCTAGATAGGGCTATTTTAACCAAATATGATGCTAAGATTTGGGAAGAAGAAGCCCAATTTATTCAAGACAACTTAACTGCGTCTAAGATTGATGCAGCTTTTAACAATTTGCCGGAAGAAGTTAAAGATTCTACTGCCGTAGAAATCAGAGACAACCTAAAATTGCGGCTAATGACCCTAAAGCAAGATGCTAAAGCTTATAGTAAGTATTTAGATAAAATGGTTTCATTACACGGTACTGAAAAAGATGATAAATTTGAAATTACAAGGCTACCAAACGGCGAAACAAAGGTTGTTATTAAAAGAATACTTTCTGATGAGGAAAATCCTATAATATTCGAGCGCACATTTAATAAAAAAGACACTAAAGAATTATGGATATACGGCTTGGGTGATGATGATGTTTTTGAAGTTACCGGAGAGGATAGCAAATCTATTTTTATACGATTTATAGGTGGCTATGGAGATGATACCTTTAATATCAAAAATAAAAAGAATTTAAAAGTCTATGATTGGAAACATGAAACTAGCATTTTTGAAGGAGAGAACCCTAAAAAACAAATGACGCGTATTTATGATACAAACATGTACCATTGGCGCTATTTTGAAGAAAACACCAACATGCTTATTCCTAATCTAGGATTTAGAACAGATGACGGACTTTATCTAGGTGCTACAAACGTATATACCAACAAAGGCTTTAATCGTGGTGATTTTAGACAAAAACACACAGTTGTTGCTAATTATTATTTTGGCTTTAAAGCACTTGAATTAGGCTATTATGGTGTGTTTGCTAATATATTTCCTAAGTGGAATCTAGAAATTAGCGCCTACCACTCCACTGATCGGTTTTCAAATAACTTTTTTGGGGTAGGAAATGAAACTACGAATTTAGATGATGATTTAGGTAAAGATTTTAACAGAGCCAGAATTGAAAAAACAAGAATTGATGCAGGTATAGCATATCACACGCTAAAGATTAAAGGTGTTTATGAATCTTTTGAAGTCATTGAGCAAAACAACCGTTTCTTTAATTCCAATAATTTTTCGCCAGAATTATTTGATAACCAAAGATATTTAGGACTAGAAACCGAAGCTTATTATGATAATGATGATGCTAAAGATTTTCCAACAAGATCTATTATGTTTGGGCTAAATGCGGGATATAAAGCAAACTTGCAAATAATTGATAACCAATTTGGGTATTTAAAATTTAAAGCAGGTATTACTCATAAACTTATCTCCTCTGGAGATTTGGTGTTTAACACAAAAGCAGAAGTAAATACTACTTTCGGGGATACCTACTTTTTTTACAACCTACCTTCTATAGGAGGTAGAAACGGATTAAGAGGTTTTAGAGACGAACGTTTTTCCGGTAAAACTTATTTCTACCAAACTACAGATCTTCGTCTTCGAATTAAAAAATATATGACCGCAGTGGCCCCTGTTACTATTGGCGCCTATGGCGGATTTGACTACGGTCGTGTTTGGAACAAAGATGAAAATTCTAACTTATGGCACACCTCCAAAGGTTTAGGCGTATGGGCAAGTGCTTATAATTTTTTAACTATAAATGTGGGGTATTTTAATTCTGTTGAGGGCAACATAGTACAGTTTAAATTTGGCTTCGATTTTTAG
- a CDS encoding GreA/GreB family elongation factor — protein sequence MKYGTITIEKKEYVMLKRFLHLSGYHRDITFKKSIKKLSEELSFAKVCDHEDMPKDVIRFNSVITITASNGWSKEFQLVTPKDSDLKNNKVSILTPMGAAVIGYAEGDTILWEFPSGEQQLTVSKVEQKNSQIDINVLL from the coding sequence ATGAAATACGGAACTATAACAATTGAGAAAAAAGAATACGTTATGCTAAAACGGTTCTTACACTTATCTGGTTATCACAGAGATATTACTTTTAAAAAATCAATAAAAAAACTTTCAGAGGAACTTAGTTTTGCGAAGGTTTGTGACCATGAAGACATGCCCAAGGATGTTATTCGCTTTAATTCTGTCATCACAATAACTGCAAGTAATGGTTGGAGTAAAGAATTTCAGTTAGTAACCCCAAAAGATAGTGACCTTAAAAATAATAAAGTTTCTATTCTCACTCCAATGGGAGCTGCTGTTATTGGTTATGCTGAAGGGGATACCATCTTATGGGAATTTCCTAGTGGTGAACAGCAGTTAACTGTTTCTAAGGTGGAACAGAAGAATAGCCAAATTGATATTAATGTTTTATTATAA